A genome region from Babesia bigemina genome assembly Bbig001, chromosome : I includes the following:
- a CDS encoding ubiquitin-conjugating enzyme E2, putative produces the protein MALARSRLLKELKESSRMDDPNMRLMLVGSNVHHWYAYIKGPCKSPYEVRDAYLVISNTVQKGIFKLNILCPPNYPINPPVVSFVTKCFHPNINFETGELCMDVLKSNWSPAWTLQYLCRGVSYILDDPNADSPLNCDAGNLIRSGDIVGFRSMAEMYTLEHALKSFP, from the exons ATGGCTCTGGCGCGAAGCCGGCTCCTAAAGGAGCTTAAGGAATCTAGTCGAATGGATGACCCAAATATGCGATTAATGTTGGTTGGATCAAACGTGCATCATTGGTATGCATACATAAAGGGACCATGTAAGAGTCCTTATGAGGTGAGAGATGCATACCTGGTGATTAGTAATACTGTACAGAAGGGCATTTTTAAGTTGAACATACTTTGCCCGCCAAACTATCCGATCAACCCTCCAGTGGTCTCATTTGTGACGAAGTGTTTTCATCCCAACATAAACTTCGAAACGG GGGAACTGTGCATGGACGTCCTAAAATCCAATTGGAGCCCAGCGTGGACTTTGCAGTACCTATGCCGCGGCGTCTCATATATCTTGGACGACCCCAATGCTGATAGTCCTTTGAATTGTGATGCTGGGAACCTGATCAGGTCCGGCGACATAGTGGGCTTCAGAAGCATGGCCGAGATGTACACGTTGGAACACGCCCTTAAAAGCTTCCCATAA